In Arachis stenosperma cultivar V10309 chromosome 1, arast.V10309.gnm1.PFL2, whole genome shotgun sequence, one DNA window encodes the following:
- the LOC130979486 gene encoding uncharacterized protein LOC130979486 — MQEEPVITTEHALVEVKEPQELPFLVVQTEPEDEQLAHFLAALKKLQVNISFAEVLKKKTPYTACLTGILLEKKDLRGDETMVLTKECSALVQNKLPRKMPDIGSFQFLCPIENITFDKALYDLGLSLNLIPSSMMKKLRIQEAQETRITLQMTDQSLRQSHGLAENVLVKVGELFFPAGSDMEEDAIDSIIPKKPLKEP; from the coding sequence ATGCAAGAGGAGCCTGTGATTACCACAGAGCACGCCCTTGTAGAGGTGAAAGAGCCTCAAGAGCTACCTTTTCTAGTCGTGCAAACAGAACCAGAAGATGAGCAACTGGCTCATTTCCTAGCAGCACTCAAGAAGCTACAAGTCAATATCTCTTTTGCAGAGGTATTGAAAAAGAAGACCCCCTATACGGCCTGTCTAACAGGCATTCTTTTAGAAAAGAAGGACCTAAGGGGAGATGAGACTATGGTACTGACCAAAGAGTGCAGTGCTTTAGTCCAAAATAAACTACCAAGGAAGATGCCAGACATAGGGAGCTTTCAATTCCTATGTCCTATTGAAAATATCACTTTTGACAAGGCCCTGTATGATCTTGGCTTAAGTTTAAATCTGATACCTTCATCTATGATGAAGAAGCTAAGAATCCAAGAGGCACAAGAAACAAGGATTACCCTACAAATGACTGACCAATCCTTAAGGCAATCACATGGGTTAGCAGAGAACGTACTGGTGAAGGTTGGAGAGCTCTTCTTCCCTGCAGGCTCTGACATGGAAGAGGACGCAATTGACTCCATCATTCCAAAAAAACCACTAAAAGAGCCTTGA